In Musa acuminata AAA Group cultivar baxijiao chromosome BXJ2-8, Cavendish_Baxijiao_AAA, whole genome shotgun sequence, one genomic interval encodes:
- the LOC103996146 gene encoding cold-regulated 413 inner membrane protein 1, chloroplastic, whose protein sequence is MTSAGFRFTLPSPSLTSSIPHAKLKCRTPAIALLNGGISGRTTGGFDPLRLLGPPPPAVAIPPMRRQQTERRGGVVCYCAPLNPQTLQWVSAVSVAVLMFAKGTAIQKSFLVPLFALQAPTSVISWIKGDYGTWTAFLALLVRLFYFVPGGLELPFLAMLLVIVAPYQTMNLRGTQAGAIVSLAIAGYLAFQHFSRVGGLRKACDQGSIVATSAVICSLIIPWFFLF, encoded by the exons ATGACGTCCGCCGGCTTCCGGTTCACCCTCCCTTCCCCATCTCTAACCTCTTCGATCCCCCACGCAAAGCTCAAATGCCGCACTCCCGCTATTGCGCTTCTCAACGGCGGGATCAGCGGAAGAACCACCGGCGGATTCGATCCACTCAG GCTTCTGGGTCCACCTCCTCCCGCTGTCGCCATACCGCCGATGAGGAGACAACAGACGGAACGCCGTGGCGGCGTCGTCTGCTATTGTGCGCCGCTCAACCCCCAAACCCTTCAATGGGTTTCTGCTGTCTCGGTCGC GGTATTAATGTTTGCCAAAGGCACAGCTATCCAGAAATCATTTCTTGTCCCTCTTTTTGCTCTGCAAGCACCAACGTCCGTCATTTCATGGATCAA GGGTGACTATGGTACTTGGACTGCATTTCTGGCGCTTCTGGTTCGTCTGTTCTATTTTGTTCCAG GTGGACTTGAGCTACCATTCCTAGCAATGTTACTTGTCATTGTGGCTCCGTACCAAACAATGAATTTAAG AGGAACCCAAGCTGGTGCAATTGTTTCATTGGCAATAGCTGGGTACTTGGCATTTCAACATTTTTCAAGGGTGGGAGGGTTGCGAAAAGCATGCGACCAAGGATCCATAGTCGCAACTTCAGCTGTCATATGTAGCCTCATCATTCCTTGGTTCTTCTTGTTCTGA
- the LOC135620433 gene encoding transcription initiation factor TFIID subunit 15-like, which produces MLQDSHGRKMETGCVQIQGLWYDNARPAGAGGTGAVGGRGRGRGGGDTGERARHVGGSMGLFGSNEWPCPIGGCAGGYKELDEEEIEETRRRRREADEVDDLLTFYGDLFSLIFGF; this is translated from the exons ATGCTTCAGGACAGTCATGGCAGAAAGATGGAGACTGGATGTGTCCAAATACAAGGTCTTTGGTATGACAATG CTCGACCTGCTGGTGCTGGTGGAACAGGTGCTGTTGGTGGTAGAGGGAGGGGCCGTGGTGGTGGTGATACTGGGGAACGTGCCCGTCATGTTGGTGGTTCTATGGGGCTCTTTGGTTCAAATGAGTGGCCCTGTCCAAT AGGAGGCTGTGCTGGTGGATACAAGGAACTTGATGAAGAAGAGATAGAGGAAACAAGGCGACGACGGAGAGAAGCTGATGAGGTAGATGATCTTTTAACCTTCTATGGTGAtcttttttctttaatctttGGATTCTAA
- the LOC135619963 gene encoding aspartic proteinase oryzasin-1-like → MGTRCGVVVIPLLLSILLLVSAVPASAEEDGFIRIGLKKKPLDESSRLASRIMDKERKSLMGRKYGLGDGLEDEGDADYISLKNYMNAQYFGEIGVGTPAQKFTVIFDTGSSNLWVPSAKCYFSLACYFHSKYKSSKSSSYKKNGKPAAIRYGSGSISGFFSQDHVTVGDLVVKDQVFIEATREPSVTFLVAKFDGILGLGFKEISVGNVTPVWYNIVEQGLVKEPIFSFWFNRNSEDGEGGEIVFGGVDPSHYKGEHTYVPVTQKGYWQFKMGDVMIGGQSTGYCAGGCAAIADSGTSLLAGPTTIIAEINHKIGASGVVSQECKAVVAEYGQQILDLLLAETQPAKICAQIGLCTFDGTRGISIGLESVVNDNGDISAGLQSDAMCSACEMAVVWMQNQLRQNQTKEHILNYINELCDRLPSPMGESAVDCGALASMPGVSFTIGGKVFELKPEQYILKVGEGSVAQCISGFTAFDIPPPRGPLWILGDVFMGAYHTVFDYGNLRIGFAEAA, encoded by the exons ATGGGAACAAGATGCGGGGTGGTTGTGATTCCTCTTCTTCTCTCGATCTTGTTGCTTGTTTCTGCTGTTCCGGCATCGGCCGAGGAAGATGGATTTATCAGGATTGGCCTGAAGAAGAAACCCTTAGATGaaagcagcaggcttgcgtcacgCATAATGGACAAGGAAAGGAAGAGCTTGATGGGCCGGAAGTATGGACTTGGAGATGGTCTCGAGGACGAAGGAGATGCTGATTATATTTCCCTGAAGAACTACATGAACGCGCAGTACTTCGGGGAGATCGGCGTTGGAACACCTGCGCAGAAGTTCACCGTGATATTTGACACTGGCAGCTCAAATTTGTGGGTTCCATCTGCCAAGTGTTACTTCTCG TTGGCTTGTTATTTCCATTCGAAGTATAAGTCAAGCAAGTCAAGCTCCTACAAAAAGAACG GGAAGCCAGCAGCCATTCGCTATGGATCTGGGTCAATTTCTGGTTTTTTTAGTCAAGATCATGTTACGGTTGGTGATCTAGTTGTCAAAGATCAG gtttttattgAGGCCACCAGAGAGCCTAGTGTCACGTTTTTGGTTGCAAAATTTGATGGCATACTTGGACTTGGATTTAAGGAAATATCAGTTGGCAATGTTACACCTGTGTG GTACAATATTGTTGAGCAAGGCCTTGTAAAAGAACCTATTTTCTCTTTCTGGTTTAATCGAAATTCCGAGGACGGGGAGGGAGGTGAAATTGTATTTGGAGGTGTTGATCCAAGTCATTACAAGGGTGAACACACTTATGTTCCTGTGACTCAGAAGGGATACTGGCAG TTTAAGATGGGAGATGTCATGATTGGTGGCCAATCTACTG GGTATTGTGCTGGTGGTTGTGCAGCAATTGCAGATTCTGGAACTTCTTTGCTTGCTGGTCCAACA ACCATCATTGCAGAGATCAACCACAAAATTGGAGCTTCTGGTGTTGTTAGTCAAGAGTGCAAAGCAGTAGTAGCTGAATATGGGCAACAAATTCTGGATTTGTTGTTGGCAGAG ACACAACCTGCCAAGATTTGTGCTCAGATTGGTCTGTGTACCTTTGATGGAACCCGTGGTATTAG TATTGGCCTTGAGAGCGTGGTGAATGATAATGGTGATATATCAGCTGGTCTCCAGAGTGATGCTATGTGCAGTGCTTGTGAGATGGCAGTTGTTTGGATGCAAAATCAGTTGAGACAGAACCAGACAAAAGAACACATATTGAATTACATCAATGAG CTATGTGATCGGCTACCTAGCCCCATGGGAGAATCAGCTGTAGATTGTGGTGCCCTTGCATCAATGCCTGGTGTCTCCTTCACTATTGGTGGTAAAGTATTTGAGCTCAAACCGGAGCAG TACATTCTCAAGGTCGGTGAGGGATCAGTGGCACAGTGTATCAGTGGGTTCACCGCTTTTGACATTCCACCACCTCGGGGCCCTCTTTG GATACTGGGAGACGTCTTCATGGGAGCCTATCATACGGTGTTTGATTATGGCAATTTGAGAATTGGGTTTGCAGAAGCAGCTTAG